CCGATGATCTGCGCCATCTGCATCACCTGCTCCTGATAGACCATGATGCCGTAGGTCTCTTTCAGGACGGGCTCGACGCGCGGATCCGGATACTCGACCTTCTCGCGGCCGTGCTTCCGTGCGCAGAAGCTCGGGATCAGGTCCATCGGGCCCGGACGGTACAACGACACGAGCGCGATGATGTCCTCGAAGCGGTCGGGCTGCGCGTCCTTCAGCATGCCCTGCATCCCGCGGCTTTCCAGCTGGAACACGGCGACCGTGTTGGCCTTCTTCAGGATCTGGAACGATGCCGGATCGTCGAGCGGCACCTGCGCGAGCGACCAGTCGGCCTTCGACGCATCGAGACGGCGGATGTAGCGCTCGGCCCAGTCGAGGATCGTCAGCGTCGTGAGACCCAGAAAGTCGAACTTCACGAGGCCGACGGCTTCGACGTCGTCCTTGTCGTACTGGCTGACGACGCCGCCGTCATCGCCCTGCGTGTACAGCGGGCAGAAGTCGGTCAGCTTGCCGGGCGCGATCAGCACGCCGCCCGCGTGCATCCCGACGTTACGCGTCAGGCCCTCGACGCGCTGCGCGAGGTCGAGCAGCTGGTGCACTTCGTCCTCGTGGTCGTAGCGCTCCTGCAGCTGCGGCTCTTCCTTCATCGCGTCGGCGATGGTCACGTGCTTGCCCGGCTTGAACGGAATCAGCTTCGCGACGCCGTCGGTGAACATGTAGCCAAGGTCGAGCACGCGGCCGATGTCGCGCACGGCCGCCTTCGCGGCCATCGTGCCGAAGGTGGCGATCTGCGACACGGCGTCCGCGCCGTATTTTTCCTTCACGTACTGGATCACGCGATCGCGGCCGTGCTGGCAGAAGTCGATGTCGAAGTCGGGCATCGACACGCGTTCCGGATTCAGGAATCGCTCGAACAGCAGGTTGTAGCGCAGCGGGTCCAGATCGGTAATGCCGAGCGCGTACGCGACCAGCGAACCGGCACCCGAGCCGCGGCCCGGGCCGACCGGCACGCCGTTGTTTTTCGCCCAGTTGATGAAGTCCGCAACGATCAGGAAGTAGCCCGGGAAGCCCATCTTCGTGATGGTCCCGCACTCGAACTCGAGCCGCTTGTAATACGTGTCGCGCTGCGCTTCGCGCTCCGCCGCATCCGGATACAGCTGTTCGAGGCGCTTCTCGAGCCCTTCCTTCGACAGCTGGACCAGGTAGTCGTCGAGCGACATGCCGTCCGGCGTCGGAAACAGCGGCAGCTTCGGCTTGCCGAGCTCGAGCTTCAGGTTGCAGCGCTTCGCGATCTCGACCGTGTTGGCGACCGCCGACGGCAGGTCGGCGAACAGCGCGACCATGTCGTCCTGCGTGCGGAAGTACTGATCGGTCGTGAAACGTTTCTGGCGCCGCGGGTTCGCGAGCATGTCGCCTTCCGAGATGCACACGCGCGCCTCGTGCGCGGTGAAGTCGTCGTCGGTCATGAACTGCGTCGGATGCGTCGCGACGACCGGCAGCTTCAGCGACGCGGCGAGCGTCGCGGCTTGCTGGATGTACGCCTCGGCGCCCGGCTGGCCGTAACGCTGCAGCTCGATGTAGAAGCCGCCCGGGAACACCTTCGCCCAGCGCTCGGCATGACGGCGCGCGGCTTCCTCGTTACCGGCCGCGAGCGCGAGCCCGATATCGCCCTGCTGCGCACCCGACAGCGCGAGCAGCCCTTGGGACAGCTCGCCGTCGAGCCAGCTCGCGTCGAGCTCTGCGCGGCCGCGATACTGGTTCGTAAGCCACGCCTTCGACAGCAGCTCGCACAGATTCAGGTAGCCAGTCTTGTCCTTCACCAGCAGCAGCAGGCGCGACGGTTTGTCGCGATCGTCCGGATTGGTGATCCAGACGTCGCAGCCGGCAATGGGCTTGATGCCCTTGCCGCGGGCTTCCTGGTAGAAACGAACGAGGCCGAATGCGTTGCCGAGATCGGTAAGGGCGAGCGCGCCCTGACCGTCCGCGGCCGCCGCCTTGACGATGTCGTCGAGACGCACGATGCCGTCGGCAATCGAGAATTCGGAGTGAACGCGAAGATGGACGAAGCGGGGATCTGACATGGGCGATATTGTAGCCGCGTCGTCGCGCCGGCTGCCCAAAAAATCCCCGCGCCCGGCCGTTCGGCCGATGCACGCGACGTCGGCCGAACGGTCAGGTGCCGGCGCACGCGCAGTTTGCGGGATAATACGGGTTTTCGAATCACCGCCCAGGCTTCGCACCCTTTTTTGCGGGGCCGCCGTGCGCCCGCCGCACGGCCGCGGCCGTTTTCCCGTCGGACCATCATGACCATCGTCAACCTTGCCGCCTACCATTTCGTGTCGCTCGACGCGACCGAGCAATGGCGCCCGCTCGTCACCGCCCGCTGCAACGAACTCGGCCTGCGCGGCACGATCCTGCTCGCGCCGGAAGGCATCAACCTGTTCATCGCCGGCCCGCGTGAGGCGACCGACGCATTCATCGACTACATCCGCCACGATCCGCTGTTCGAAGGCAAGTTCGCGACGCTGCAGTTCAAGGAGAGCTTGTCCGACTCGCAACCGTTCCGCCGGATGCTCGTGCGCCT
The sequence above is a segment of the Burkholderia diffusa genome. Coding sequences within it:
- the dnaE gene encoding DNA polymerase III subunit alpha, with translation MSDPRFVHLRVHSEFSIADGIVRLDDIVKAAAADGQGALALTDLGNAFGLVRFYQEARGKGIKPIAGCDVWITNPDDRDKPSRLLLLVKDKTGYLNLCELLSKAWLTNQYRGRAELDASWLDGELSQGLLALSGAQQGDIGLALAAGNEEAARRHAERWAKVFPGGFYIELQRYGQPGAEAYIQQAATLAASLKLPVVATHPTQFMTDDDFTAHEARVCISEGDMLANPRRQKRFTTDQYFRTQDDMVALFADLPSAVANTVEIAKRCNLKLELGKPKLPLFPTPDGMSLDDYLVQLSKEGLEKRLEQLYPDAAEREAQRDTYYKRLEFECGTITKMGFPGYFLIVADFINWAKNNGVPVGPGRGSGAGSLVAYALGITDLDPLRYNLLFERFLNPERVSMPDFDIDFCQHGRDRVIQYVKEKYGADAVSQIATFGTMAAKAAVRDIGRVLDLGYMFTDGVAKLIPFKPGKHVTIADAMKEEPQLQERYDHEDEVHQLLDLAQRVEGLTRNVGMHAGGVLIAPGKLTDFCPLYTQGDDGGVVSQYDKDDVEAVGLVKFDFLGLTTLTILDWAERYIRRLDASKADWSLAQVPLDDPASFQILKKANTVAVFQLESRGMQGMLKDAQPDRFEDIIALVSLYRPGPMDLIPSFCARKHGREKVEYPDPRVEPVLKETYGIMVYQEQVMQMAQIIGGYSLGGADLLRRAMGKKKPEEMVKHREIFAEGAAKNGLTREKSDEIFDLMEKFAGYGFNKSHAAAYALLAYYTAWLKAHHPAEFMAANMTLAMDDTDKVKILFDDCIVNNLTVLPPDINQSHYRFEPVAEADGKRSRTIRYGLGAVKGSGQNAIEEILRAREEKPFTDLFDFCERIDRRVVNRRTVEALIRAGAFDSLNANRAQMLASVPLAMEAADQAAANAMQAGLFDMGGESLHAHALVDEPAWDDKRRLQEEKGALGFYLSGHLFDAYRDEVRRFVRQKLGDLKEGRDKLVAGIIASLRTQMTQRGKMLIALLDDGSGQCEITIFNEQFEANKALFKEDELLIVQGQARNDAFTGGIRFTADTVMDLERARSRYAQAVRLTMNGNADAAALRRVLEPHVSKDDPAAVQAVEAPAPRGGGRDGGRRPQAPLPSGLAVQVHYSNARAQGEMRLGDAWRVKPSDTLLAELRATFDGSIVEITY